Within the Osmerus eperlanus chromosome 10, fOsmEpe2.1, whole genome shotgun sequence genome, the region TATCCCACCTAGTCGAGCATGTTTGGAGTCTAAAAACAGAATATGGCGGAGCAAACACAGGACATGGACTATCCGGTAGGCGAGCCCACCGGCAACGGGGATCATTATGCTGAGGACCCGGTGCGTAGAAGACCTTTTGTGTTTGCATTGTGCTTTCTGCTAGGACGGGTTAACATGAGCTGTCCCGATTTTTCGCTTGTAGGCTACGGATAATCATCAATTGAATCAGCACTAACCGAAGGTTCTCAGCCATCTTTGGGTGTATTTGTCAATTCCTTATTGCCATGCCCATCATGACCAATAACACATGTACATATCATCTTAAATCCTCAATCATCATTTCTTTACTGGCACGGGCACTGCATGGGTGCAGTAGCCGCGCCTGCGCCATAAAAGTCCATATTGCGCAACAACCATGAATAGTCCACAGCATTACAAGTGTCATCAAAACCCTGAACAACTAGTAAACTCTGAGGACGTGCCATGCAGCCATAATAACAATATATCCGACTTAAATATAGTGCTATGTTGTTCATGACATTGTTCAAACGTgtcttgtttgtatgtgtgataTTCTGACGCTGCTCACCCCTCACTCAAATCAGACGGCTATATTCTATATCCTATTCTATATCCTCAGTGACATAGCTAGTGTGGCTAAAACACAACCTTCCGTCCTGTAATTTAGATGAATCAGTAATGTAATGGCAAGAGGGTGAAAGAAGGTTGCATTTCTAGGCTTTCTGTGGAACAATGCATTTATTGGGTATTCAAACAGGGCTGTAATCTGACCTCACCTTCCAGGAGTTGGCAGCCATCAAGGCACGTGTGATGGaaatggaggaggaggctgacagGCTGAGGGAGCAGCAGCATTGTGAGGCTGTAGAGAGACAGCTTCTCTGTAACAACACCACCCAGGCAGGTAAGACCCgaacagccaaccagccagccagtccacTAGGCAGGTGAGATGCCAGGCAGCAAGTCAGTTAGCTGTTGTCCAGCAATAAGCCCCCCAccccaaaaaaataaacatacccaaacacacaccactcacacagtcAGCTGGTGCACACCTGCGCCCAGAGTCCTTCTGCCTGGCTACACTATTTCCACGGCAACACTCACATGTGCCTCATCAGTGGCCATTGACAAGAGCAGTGAAGCGTTGAGTTCCAGAAGGGTCACGCTCTCTGCCCAGGAAAGAAGTCAACCAACCATCTTGTCTCCCATACTGGATGAGTGGATCAAGATCTAACCATATCATATGTTTACTTTTAACTCAAACTGGATGGTTTTCTGTTGTAAGAGGCAAGGCATccctggggcctgttccataaagcgagtttaccgagccaggcttatgtcagttaCTTTCCCAGACATAAGCCTGTCTTAATCTGTAAActtgctttatggaacaggcccctggtgTGTGCTTAATGCAGACTATCCTGTTGTTTCACCCTGCAGGCCTGTTCTACACCATGACCcatgaggagaggatggatgCGGACAACCGATCAGTCTATGTGGGCAATGTAAGCCACTCATTCATCCtcccattcattcatgaattcaCACGTAACCCATCTTTGATGTAGTAAGGGTCAGTTAAGAAAAACCTGTCTGACCATGGTTTATTTTACTACTTCCAAGTTTGGAAAAGCAAGCTTGGGCAGTCAGGCTGGTCTGTTGTCATTCTAGGTGGACTATGGAGCTACTGCAGATGAGTTGGAGATCCACTTCAATGGCTGTGGTCCAGTCAACAGGGTGACTATCCTTTGTGACAGGTTTTCTGGTCATCCTAAGGGGTGAGTTGAACCTCATGCAGTGTCCAGCTTCACTAGTCTAATGATATATTTACAGTGTACAGTACCTTGTTTCCGATCAACTTGCAATTGCCTGAAGtggtctcactgtctctctcaggttTGCCTACATTGAATTCTCAGATAGAGACTCAGTACAGACTGCCATTGGCTTGGATGAGACCATGTTTAGAGGCAGAGTGATCAAGGTAGGATTTGTGATGAAGAAATGGACTGCTCCTACTGTATTCTTACCGGTGTCTGACTGTGACTTTTGACCTTGCAGGTGCTTCCTAAGAGGACCAACATGCCAGGCATCAGCTCTACAGACAGAGGGGGTCAGCGAGGCAACCGACCCAGGGGCAGAGGATTCCGACCCCCCAGGTACATTGGAGGCTTCCAAGGCCGGTTCAGGTACCCGCCGACCAGACCGGTGGTTCCCCACCCTTACTATGGCCCCCCAGGAGCAAAGAGACACTGGGGACCCCCTGAATACCGGGAACAGGCCCCCAAACGCCACCCGTGCCTTCTTCTAATCACCCCACCCACGGAAGCTCCAGGGCCCAGTGGACACCTTTATCCACAGCAGCGCTGACAAACACCCAGCTTTCTTTGCCACAAAGAGACTGTCTTGAGGGACAATATCCAGAGATCCCCTCTGTTCAGTGTTTTCTATGCATGTTaaaagggagaggaaagcaCAGCACCAGTGTTTCAGCTTTCTCACTCATGGATTCTAAGAAGGTGGTTGTTTACTAGGCATAAAGGTACATTGTGGTGGTTACCCTCCTCCTGTACTTGGAGTATGATGCCTCCAGTTCAGTTCTTCCTGTCATACTTTGTGCCTATGGTGTGCTTTTCATGTCAAGCTTTGAGCATGTACATTGTCCTATTTTCTTTTGCTTTATTTCCTAGTTATTTTATATCTAGATATACCTGCTTTAACTGAAGTGAACATTGAGTGATTGTGTGATCTGAGTGACAGTCCACGGATTGATTAGTAATGTTGATATTACTGTGTATAATTTCTTGTCTTtgctttcaaaataaaatatttcCCTCTGTAAGTATCTATAGTAGAAGCAACATCAAGAGACAgtgattgtgtttttttttcacttcTATTTATTTCACTGATATTAGACATGAGGCTAAATTTAAACAAACAAGGGAATATGTAATGTAAGATGTTTCAGGGTGGTATGTACAGTTTGGATGAACACTGGGGAACATTAACAAGCTTGCACCATCATTGCAGATACCATACCATCAAAAGCCCTGTGAAATTTAgacaaatgaaaaagaaaatggTCAGGGCAAGAATAAATTTTGTCATCAGTGTTCATTCTGAAGAATATTTAGAAAAGCACTATACGTTTAATTTAGAAAAATAATGTTGAGAAGTGTGTAACTCACTTAGACTGAATAGGGTCCCCAGGATTGTAGAATGGGTTGCACATCACATCAGTGAAGGAGTTGTGTAATTTTCTAAACATCTGAAACAATTTCCAAACAATTTCCTGAAATGAAAACATCACTAAAACAAAATTATAATTTTGTATAGTGATTAAAGTGGGCTTACACTTCTTATCTCATTGTCCCGTAATGATGTGTTAGATGAGTCCACCACAATTACAAACTTCACCTTGGAGTTAGTAACATACCCATATCTGATGTGTCAGTCAAGGTACATCAAAAGTGCCACAATGTAAAAACAGACAGTGGTGGAAACAGAACAGTACACACGTATACTTCAGTGGGCATAAGTTATAGACATAGTACACAGACTCATTACATAATCTACTACATCATTGGAAACAAATACACTACTGACGACCCTATGGGCCACTGAGCTGGTACAGAACTAACACTTTCTCATCcaggtatttttttttttcattaggGATACACTTTATAGTCCTCTGTGGGGTAGAGCAGGCCAAGGTAGAGCTCCCTTTGGTCTGCCATTGCTTTCCCAACAGCGGATATCTTCTCCTCGACCACGTCCAAGGATGTGTGCACCGTGTAGTGGAACTTCAACTCATTTTGAGTAGGAACACTCTTGATGTACAAGGGGTAATTCTGTGTATGA harbors:
- the trappc2l gene encoding trafficking protein particle complex subunit 2-like protein, which gives rise to MAVCIAVIAKENYPLYIKSVPTQNELKFHYTVHTSLDVVEEKISAVGKAMADQRELYLGLLYPTEDYKVYGYVTNSKVKFVIVVDSSNTSLRDNEIRSMFRKLHNSFTDVMCNPFYNPGDPIQSKAFDGMVSAMMVQAC
- the pabpn1l gene encoding embryonic polyadenylate-binding protein 2, with the translated sequence MAEQTQDMDYPVGEPTGNGDHYAEDPELAAIKARVMEMEEEADRLREQQHCEAVERQLLCNNTTQAGLFYTMTHEERMDADNRSVYVGNVDYGATADELEIHFNGCGPVNRVTILCDRFSGHPKGFAYIEFSDRDSVQTAIGLDETMFRGRVIKVLPKRTNMPGISSTDRGGQRGNRPRGRGFRPPRYIGGFQGRFRYPPTRPVVPHPYYGPPGAKRHWGPPEYREQAPKRHPCLLLITPPTEAPGPSGHLYPQQR